In a single window of the Mesoplodon densirostris isolate mMesDen1 chromosome 18, mMesDen1 primary haplotype, whole genome shotgun sequence genome:
- the PIMREG gene encoding protein PIMREG isoform X1: MGEKQLCSASGLRWALLGSAGQNRLSARRMASRWPAVGASMRRRSLQNQGQLEESEALQPAVGHPDTSSGALDSLCRQFQRRLPLRAVSLNLRAGPSWKRLETPQPGQQGLQAAARSAKNALGAVSQRIQESCQSGTKWLVETQVKARRRKGGAQKGSGPPARSLSHRSTRLSVAAPAGSTLDPREREHRRLSTRMGPRAHPRRRSRREAALRSPYSSAEPLCSPSESDSDLEPVGAGIQHLQKLSQELDEAIIAEERHTWRHVKELSLFWKKPHSRWAPQSRKVQVF; encoded by the exons ATGGGTGAGAAGCAGCTGTGCTCGGCTTCTGGTCTGCGTTGGGCGCTGTTGG GGTCTGCTGGGCAGAACAGACTCTCGGCCAGGCGGATGGCTTCTCGGTGGCCGGCCGTGGGGGCCTCCATGCGTCGGAGGTCCCTACAGAACCAGGGGCAGCTGGAGGAGAGCGAGGCCCTACAGCCTGCAGTTGGCCACCCAGACACCTCCAGCGGGGCCCTGGACTCCCTGTGCAGGCAGTTCCAAAGGAGGCTGCCCCTGAGAGCAGTCAGCCTCAACCTCAGGGCGGGCCCCTCCTGGAAACGCCTGGAAACCCCACAGCCAGGACAGCAGGGCCTCCAGGCTGCAGCTCGCTCAGCTAAGAACGCCTTGGGTGCCGTGTCCCAG AGAATCCAGGAGTCCTGCCAAAGTGGCACCAAGTGGCTGGTGGAAACCCAGGTGAAagccaggaggaggaagggaggggcacagaAGGGCAGTGGCCCCCCGGCTCGCAGCCTGAGCCACAGGAGCACCCGGCTATCAGTGGCTGCCCCTGCCGGCTCAACCCTGGACCCCCGGGAGAGGGAGCATCGCCGCCTCTCCACCCGGATGGGCCCGCGTGCCCACCCTCGGCGGCGGTCCAGGAGAGAAGCTGCCCTCCGGAGCCCCTACTCCTCAGCAGAGCCTCTCTGCTCCCCCAG CGAGTCTGACAGTGACCTAGAGCCCGTGGGGGCAGGAATCCAGCATCTCCAGAAGCTGTCCCAAGAGCTGGATGAGGCCATCATAGCCGAGGAGAG ACATACTTGGAGGCATGTTAAAGAACTGAGTCTTTTCTGGAAAAAGCCACACAGCCGATGGGCCCCACAGAGCAGGAAGGTGCAAGTCTTCTGA
- the PIMREG gene encoding protein PIMREG isoform X4, with the protein MGEKQLCSASGLRWALLGSAGQNRLSARRMASRWPAVGASMRRRSLQNQGQLEESEALQPAVGHPDTSSGALDSLCRQFQRRLPLRAVSLNLRAGPSWKRLETPQPGQQGLQAAARSAKNALGAVSQRIQESCQSGTKWLVETQVKARRRKGGAQKGSGPPARSLSHRSTRLSVAAPAGSTLDPREREHRRLSTRMGPRAHPRRRSRREAALRSPYSSAEPLCSPSESDSDLEPVGAGIQHLQKLSQELDEAIIAEERSALV; encoded by the exons ATGGGTGAGAAGCAGCTGTGCTCGGCTTCTGGTCTGCGTTGGGCGCTGTTGG GGTCTGCTGGGCAGAACAGACTCTCGGCCAGGCGGATGGCTTCTCGGTGGCCGGCCGTGGGGGCCTCCATGCGTCGGAGGTCCCTACAGAACCAGGGGCAGCTGGAGGAGAGCGAGGCCCTACAGCCTGCAGTTGGCCACCCAGACACCTCCAGCGGGGCCCTGGACTCCCTGTGCAGGCAGTTCCAAAGGAGGCTGCCCCTGAGAGCAGTCAGCCTCAACCTCAGGGCGGGCCCCTCCTGGAAACGCCTGGAAACCCCACAGCCAGGACAGCAGGGCCTCCAGGCTGCAGCTCGCTCAGCTAAGAACGCCTTGGGTGCCGTGTCCCAG AGAATCCAGGAGTCCTGCCAAAGTGGCACCAAGTGGCTGGTGGAAACCCAGGTGAAagccaggaggaggaagggaggggcacagaAGGGCAGTGGCCCCCCGGCTCGCAGCCTGAGCCACAGGAGCACCCGGCTATCAGTGGCTGCCCCTGCCGGCTCAACCCTGGACCCCCGGGAGAGGGAGCATCGCCGCCTCTCCACCCGGATGGGCCCGCGTGCCCACCCTCGGCGGCGGTCCAGGAGAGAAGCTGCCCTCCGGAGCCCCTACTCCTCAGCAGAGCCTCTCTGCTCCCCCAG CGAGTCTGACAGTGACCTAGAGCCCGTGGGGGCAGGAATCCAGCATCTCCAGAAGCTGTCCCAAGAGCTGGATGAGGCCATCATAGCCGAGGAGAG GTCTGCTCTTGTCTAG
- the PIMREG gene encoding protein PIMREG isoform X3, producing the protein MGEKQLCSASGLRWALLGSAGQNRLSARRMASRWPAVGASMRRRSLQNQGQLEESEALQPAVGHPDTSSGALDSLCRQFQRRLPLRAVSLNLRAGPSWKRLETPQPGQQGLQAAARSAKNALGAVSQRIQESCQSGTKWLVETQVKARRRKGGAQKGSGPPARSLSHRSTRLSVAAPAGSTLDPREREHRRLSTRMGPRAHPRRRSRREAALRSPYSSAEPLCSPSESDSDLEPVGAGIQHLQKLSQELDEAIIAEESGDMTVSLIHD; encoded by the exons ATGGGTGAGAAGCAGCTGTGCTCGGCTTCTGGTCTGCGTTGGGCGCTGTTGG GGTCTGCTGGGCAGAACAGACTCTCGGCCAGGCGGATGGCTTCTCGGTGGCCGGCCGTGGGGGCCTCCATGCGTCGGAGGTCCCTACAGAACCAGGGGCAGCTGGAGGAGAGCGAGGCCCTACAGCCTGCAGTTGGCCACCCAGACACCTCCAGCGGGGCCCTGGACTCCCTGTGCAGGCAGTTCCAAAGGAGGCTGCCCCTGAGAGCAGTCAGCCTCAACCTCAGGGCGGGCCCCTCCTGGAAACGCCTGGAAACCCCACAGCCAGGACAGCAGGGCCTCCAGGCTGCAGCTCGCTCAGCTAAGAACGCCTTGGGTGCCGTGTCCCAG AGAATCCAGGAGTCCTGCCAAAGTGGCACCAAGTGGCTGGTGGAAACCCAGGTGAAagccaggaggaggaagggaggggcacagaAGGGCAGTGGCCCCCCGGCTCGCAGCCTGAGCCACAGGAGCACCCGGCTATCAGTGGCTGCCCCTGCCGGCTCAACCCTGGACCCCCGGGAGAGGGAGCATCGCCGCCTCTCCACCCGGATGGGCCCGCGTGCCCACCCTCGGCGGCGGTCCAGGAGAGAAGCTGCCCTCCGGAGCCCCTACTCCTCAGCAGAGCCTCTCTGCTCCCCCAG CGAGTCTGACAGTGACCTAGAGCCCGTGGGGGCAGGAATCCAGCATCTCCAGAAGCTGTCCCAAGAGCTGGATGAGGCCATCATAGCCGAGGAGAG TGGCGACATGACTGTTTCTCTCATTCATGACTGA
- the AIPL1 gene encoding aryl-hydrocarbon-interacting protein-like 1 has translation MDAALLLNVEGIKKTILHGGTGELPNFITGARVTFHFRTLKCDEERTVIDDSKQVGHPMHIIIGNMFKLEVWEILLTSMRFSEVAEFWCDTIHTGVYPILSRSLRQMAEGKDPTEWHVHTCGLANMFAYHTLGYEDLDELQKEPQPLIFVIELLQVEAPSEYQRETWNLSKDEKMQVVPILHGEGNRLFKLGRYEEASTKYQEAIVCLRNLQIKEKPWEVQWLKLEKMINTLILNYCQCLLKKEEYYEVLEHTSDILRHHPGIAKAYYVRARAHAEVWNEAEAKADLEKVLELEPSMRKVVRRELRLLENRLEEKREEERLRCRNMLG, from the exons ATGGATGCCGCTCTGCTGCTCAACGTGGAAGGGATCAAGAAAACCATTCTGCATGGGGGCACGGGGGAGCTCCCAAACTTCATCACCGGAGCCCGA GTGACCTTTCATTTCCGAACCCtgaaatgtgatgaggagcggACGGTGATAGATGACAGCAAGCAGGTGGGCCATCCCATGCACATCATCATCGGGAACATGTTCAAGCTGGAGGTCTGGGAGATCCTGCTGACGTCCATGCGATTCAGCGAGGTGGCCGAGTTCTGGTGTGACACCATC CACACAGGGGTCTACCCCATCCTGTCCCGGAGCCTGCGGCAGATGGCGGAGGGCAAGGACCCCACTGAGTGGCACGTGCACACGTGTGGGTTGGCCAACATGTTCGCCTACCACACTCTGGGCTACGAGGACCTGGATGAGCTGCAGAAGGAGCCGCAGCCACTGATCTTCGTAATAGAGCTGCTGCAG GTGGAGGCCCCCAGCGAGTACCAGAGGGAGACCTGGAACCTGAGTAAAGATGAGAAGATGCAGGTGGTGCCCATCCTCCATGGAGAAGGAAACAGGCTCTTCAAGCTGGGCCGCTACGAGGAGGCTTCTACCAAGTACCAGGAAGCCATCGTCTGCCTGAGGAACCTGCAGATCAAG GAGAAACCCTGGGAGGTGCAGTGGCTGAAGCTGGAGAAGATGATCAACACCCTGATCCTGAACTACTGCCAGTGTCTGCTGAAGAAGGAGGAGTACTATGAGGTGCTGGAGCACACCAGTGACATCCTCCGGCACCACCCAG GCATCGCGAAGGCCTACTACGTGCGGGCCCGGGCTCACGCCGAGGTGTGGAATGAGGCAGAGGCCAAGGCGGACCTGGAGAAAGTGCTGGAGCTGGAGCCGTCCATGCGGAAGGTGGTGCGCAGGGAGCTGAGGCTGCTGGAGAACCGCCTGGAGGAGAAACGCGAGGAGGAGCGGCTGCGCTGCAGGAACATGCTGGGCTAG
- the PIMREG gene encoding protein PIMREG isoform X2 — protein sequence MGPHPISSPGSAGQNRLSARRMASRWPAVGASMRRRSLQNQGQLEESEALQPAVGHPDTSSGALDSLCRQFQRRLPLRAVSLNLRAGPSWKRLETPQPGQQGLQAAARSAKNALGAVSQRIQESCQSGTKWLVETQVKARRRKGGAQKGSGPPARSLSHRSTRLSVAAPAGSTLDPREREHRRLSTRMGPRAHPRRRSRREAALRSPYSSAEPLCSPSESDSDLEPVGAGIQHLQKLSQELDEAIIAEERHTWRHVKELSLFWKKPHSRWAPQSRKVQVF from the exons ATGGGCCCCCATCCCATCTCTTCCCCCG GGTCTGCTGGGCAGAACAGACTCTCGGCCAGGCGGATGGCTTCTCGGTGGCCGGCCGTGGGGGCCTCCATGCGTCGGAGGTCCCTACAGAACCAGGGGCAGCTGGAGGAGAGCGAGGCCCTACAGCCTGCAGTTGGCCACCCAGACACCTCCAGCGGGGCCCTGGACTCCCTGTGCAGGCAGTTCCAAAGGAGGCTGCCCCTGAGAGCAGTCAGCCTCAACCTCAGGGCGGGCCCCTCCTGGAAACGCCTGGAAACCCCACAGCCAGGACAGCAGGGCCTCCAGGCTGCAGCTCGCTCAGCTAAGAACGCCTTGGGTGCCGTGTCCCAG AGAATCCAGGAGTCCTGCCAAAGTGGCACCAAGTGGCTGGTGGAAACCCAGGTGAAagccaggaggaggaagggaggggcacagaAGGGCAGTGGCCCCCCGGCTCGCAGCCTGAGCCACAGGAGCACCCGGCTATCAGTGGCTGCCCCTGCCGGCTCAACCCTGGACCCCCGGGAGAGGGAGCATCGCCGCCTCTCCACCCGGATGGGCCCGCGTGCCCACCCTCGGCGGCGGTCCAGGAGAGAAGCTGCCCTCCGGAGCCCCTACTCCTCAGCAGAGCCTCTCTGCTCCCCCAG CGAGTCTGACAGTGACCTAGAGCCCGTGGGGGCAGGAATCCAGCATCTCCAGAAGCTGTCCCAAGAGCTGGATGAGGCCATCATAGCCGAGGAGAG ACATACTTGGAGGCATGTTAAAGAACTGAGTCTTTTCTGGAAAAAGCCACACAGCCGATGGGCCCCACAGAGCAGGAAGGTGCAAGTCTTCTGA